One segment of Synchiropus splendidus isolate RoL2022-P1 chromosome 4, RoL_Sspl_1.0, whole genome shotgun sequence DNA contains the following:
- the si:ch211-13c6.2 gene encoding uncharacterized protein si:ch211-13c6.2 isoform X3: protein MCKQNVNLPAMVTHLIGRKHRQKYIKSNWPDMLSGDLDSSSGTKLIRYKAEIVEQQEGRGCPMPMRNVKYVWKSQPSKAKKRQNLKGNASFPKFDSAPTQHVDSFQQGRDIPNHSLDQDVPHGFNGERHEYQREDKLGYSVHQSDWVDEGEADRGREFSDPDFQRLYDKVALDSPSPVVRKPVLPRYNLRDEPPCGQALYEEHSPGADPDRHKDWFSDNPWHEQDYSSSDLEAPTHYAEAEKQWSSADIRTTREGQEWRVPTKPVPKSSFSSNVMSSEPRGRVLVKDYYHQMSDSSPNERFENPAPARAPTFQSSMDVKRTLSSIPEPFMRFLEGSEDHKGSRKRGSRFSDATAEEVATAREVYRGEYSSMFDGPLAADRSPNQTELRPLSSSMLSGRLRASNQVEHREFTSVLSGSFRTETSSNQAEFSPVYSSNIDGPFKRERVPNQTEFRPEYSSLLDGPSRRGSSLDQTEFRPEYSSLLNGPSRRGSSIDQAEFRPQYSSGSEGPSRKESGLRDFSSDYSSVSEGPSRRGSGFNQTESQPEYSSMLDGPLWRERGPVDAEYRPHSSSVLGGPPPSQRGSFMAESRARHLPVYETDLQDHPPGIRQKEMSGPEAVLDMLDDVEIENAEDAKFLKNKLLNILNEYKAKKMERTDQNKRGRNEEYCSPGSRPSQERPYESRVRDDGDMRRSNDLDYRDDQLRGGWRDDYGPAKARLDCRPTESKRPSRRAYEEVFGPAEMYPDELQHMRKRLSESMESRNYPLAPNEHFHGNAGPPRDLDPRGPRSMQYSSNIDKLNSTLMALIRRK from the exons ATGTGTAAACAAAATGTAAACCTACCTGCAATGGTTACCCACTTGATAggaagaaaacacagacagaagtatatt AAATCCAACTGGCCTGACATGTTGAGTGGGGATTTGGACTCCAGCAGTGGAACAAAGCTCATCAGATACAAGGCAGAGATTGTAGAGCAACAGGAGGGAAGAGGTTGCCCAATG CCCATGAGGAATGTAAAATATGTGTGGAAATCTCAACCCTCAAAAG CTAAAAAACGACAGAACCTCAAAGGAAATGCTTCATTTCCAAAATTTGATTCTGCACCAACGCAACATGTCGACTCCTTTCAACAAGGGAGGGACATTCCCAACCATTCATTGGATCAAGATGTGCCCCATGGATTCAACGGAGAGAGACATGAGTACCAAAGAGAGGATAAACTGGGCTACAGTGTCCACCAGAGTGACTGGGTAGATGAGGGCGAagcagacagagggagagagttcTCAGACCCTGATTTTCAAAGGCTGTATGATAAAGTAGCTCTGGATTCTCCTTCTCCAGTTGTTCGTAAACCTGTGCTTCCCCGTTACAATCTCAGAGATGAGCCTCCTTGTGGACAGGCTTTGTATGAAGAGCACTCTCCTGGTGCTGATCCTGATCGCCACAAAGATTGGTTTTCTGATAACCCCTGGCATGAGCAAGATTACAGCTCCTCTGACTTAGAAGCACCAACGCACTATGCCGAAGCAGAAAAGCAGTGGTCGTCTGCTGACATACGCACAACCAGAGAAGGACAAGAATGGCGAGTACCAACTAAACCTGTGCCCAAAAGCAGCTTTTCCTCAAATGTCATGAGTAGCGAGCCACGTGGTCGTGTCCTGGTGAAGGATTACTACCATCAGATGAGTGACTCTTCTCCCAATGAGCGGTTTGAAAACCCAGCGCCCGCCAGAGCGCCAACATTCCAGTCATCCATGGATGTGAAGAGGACACTCTCCAGTATCCCTGAGCCATTCATGCGCTTTCTGGAAGGATCAGAAGACCACAAGGGTAGCCGAAAGAGAGGTAGCCGCTTCTCTGACGCCACAGCTGAGGAAGTAGCCACTGCCAGAGAAGT ATACAGAGGCGAGTATTCCTCGATGTTCGATGGACCTTTGGCTGCAGATCGGAGTCCAAACCAGACGGAATTACGTCCATTATCTTCTTCAATGTTGTCTGGACGGTTAAGGGCATCAAACCAGGTGGAACATCGAGAATTTACCTCAGTGCTTTCTGGGTCCTTCAGAACAGAGACGAGTTCAAACCAGGCAGAATTTTCACCAGTGTATTCCTCAAACATAGATGGCCCTTTTAAAAGAGAGAGGGTCCCAAACCAGACAGAATTCCGACCAGAATATTCGTCACTATTAGACGGTCCATCGAGGAGGGGGAGTAGCCTCGACCAGACAGAATTCCGACCAGAATATTCTTCACTGTTAAACGGCCCATCGAGGAGGGGGAGTAGCATCGACCAGGCAGAATTCCGACCACAGTATTCTTCAGGATCAGAAGGTCCTTCTAGGAAAGAGAGTGGCCTCAGAGATTTTTCATCAGATTATTCTTCGGTGTCAGAAGGCCCTTCAAGGAGAGGCAGTGGCTTCAACCAGACAGAATCACAACCGGAATATTCTTCAATGTTGGATGGTCCTTtgtggagagagaggggtccAGTTGATGCTGAATACCGACCACATTCTTCTTCAGTGTTGGGTGGCCCTCCACCATCGCAAAGGGGTTCATTCATGGCAGAGAGTCGTGCAAGGCATCTCCCTGTGTATGAAACAGATTTGCAG GACCATCCTCCGGGAATTCGCCAAAAAGAAATGTCTGGCCCTGAAGCTGTTCTTGATATGCTG GATGacgttgaaattgaaaatgcagAGGACGCCAAGTTCCTAAAGAACAAACTTCTGAACATTTTAAACGAATACAAGGCCAAGAAAATGGAGAGAACCGAT caaaacaaaagaggCAGGAATGAAGAGTATTGCAGTCCTGGTTCAAGACCTTCTCAGGAACGTCCATATGAGAGTCGCGTCAGAGACGACGGCGACATGAGACGCTCAAATGACCTTGATTACAGAGATGATCAGTTAAGAGGCGGCTGGAGAGATGACTACGGACCCGCCAAAGCGAGGCTGGATTGTCGTCCCACAGAAAGCAAGCGCCCAAGCAGAAGGGCTTATGAAG AAGTGTTTGGTCCTGCAGAGATGTATCCAGATGAGCTGCAACACATGCGGAAAAGGTTATCGGAGAGCATGGAGTCTCGCAACTATCCACTTGCTCCCAATGAGCACTTCCATGGCAATGCCGGCCCTCCTCGTGACTTGGATCCAAGAGGCCCGAGAAGCATGCAGTACTCGAGCAATATTGATAAACTCAACTCCACGTTGATGGCTCTCATTAGGCGCAAATGA
- the si:ch211-13c6.2 gene encoding uncharacterized protein si:ch211-13c6.2 isoform X1: MTELSTADSFETPYEDDNDFITCTVCEKSIKGNSLYKIHLTTTSHLKREDELVAQGLLTRDQRVPIFDDILQYLNYLQLGEPIIGLSVVQQTSVGNAESATWPIYTCLMCKQNVNLPAMVTHLIGRKHRQKYIKSNWPDMLSGDLDSSSGTKLIRYKAEIVEQQEGRGCPMPMRNVKYVWKSQPSKAKKRQNLKGNASFPKFDSAPTQHVDSFQQGRDIPNHSLDQDVPHGFNGERHEYQREDKLGYSVHQSDWVDEGEADRGREFSDPDFQRLYDKVALDSPSPVVRKPVLPRYNLRDEPPCGQALYEEHSPGADPDRHKDWFSDNPWHEQDYSSSDLEAPTHYAEAEKQWSSADIRTTREGQEWRVPTKPVPKSSFSSNVMSSEPRGRVLVKDYYHQMSDSSPNERFENPAPARAPTFQSSMDVKRTLSSIPEPFMRFLEGSEDHKGSRKRGSRFSDATAEEVATAREVYRGEYSSMFDGPLAADRSPNQTELRPLSSSMLSGRLRASNQVEHREFTSVLSGSFRTETSSNQAEFSPVYSSNIDGPFKRERVPNQTEFRPEYSSLLDGPSRRGSSLDQTEFRPEYSSLLNGPSRRGSSIDQAEFRPQYSSGSEGPSRKESGLRDFSSDYSSVSEGPSRRGSGFNQTESQPEYSSMLDGPLWRERGPVDAEYRPHSSSVLGGPPPSQRGSFMAESRARHLPVYETDLQDHPPGIRQKEMSGPEAVLDMLDDVEIENAEDAKFLKNKLLNILNEYKAKKMERTDQNKRGRNEEYCSPGSRPSQERPYESRVRDDGDMRRSNDLDYRDDQLRGGWRDDYGPAKARLDCRPTESKRPSRRAYEEVFGPAEMYPDELQHMRKRLSESMESRNYPLAPNEHFHGNAGPPRDLDPRGPRSMQYSSNIDKLNSTLMALIRRK, from the exons ATGACGGAGTTGTCTACTGCGGATAGCTTCGAAACTCCTTACGAAGACGATAATGATTTCATAACATGCACC GTGTGTGAAAAGTCCATCAAAGGGAACTCGCTGTACAAGATACACTTGACAACTACCAGTCATTTGAAG AGAGAGGATGAGCTTGTTGCACAAG GGCTCTTGACCAGGGACCAGAGGGTCCCCATCTTCGATGATATTTTACAATATCTGAACTATCTTCAGCTGGGTGAACCCATCATCG GTTTAAGTGTCGTGCAGCAAACATCTGTTGGAAATGCTGAAAGTGCTACATGGCCCATATACACGTGTCTTATGTGTAAACAAAATGTAAACCTACCTGCAATGGTTACCCACTTGATAggaagaaaacacagacagaagtatatt AAATCCAACTGGCCTGACATGTTGAGTGGGGATTTGGACTCCAGCAGTGGAACAAAGCTCATCAGATACAAGGCAGAGATTGTAGAGCAACAGGAGGGAAGAGGTTGCCCAATG CCCATGAGGAATGTAAAATATGTGTGGAAATCTCAACCCTCAAAAG CTAAAAAACGACAGAACCTCAAAGGAAATGCTTCATTTCCAAAATTTGATTCTGCACCAACGCAACATGTCGACTCCTTTCAACAAGGGAGGGACATTCCCAACCATTCATTGGATCAAGATGTGCCCCATGGATTCAACGGAGAGAGACATGAGTACCAAAGAGAGGATAAACTGGGCTACAGTGTCCACCAGAGTGACTGGGTAGATGAGGGCGAagcagacagagggagagagttcTCAGACCCTGATTTTCAAAGGCTGTATGATAAAGTAGCTCTGGATTCTCCTTCTCCAGTTGTTCGTAAACCTGTGCTTCCCCGTTACAATCTCAGAGATGAGCCTCCTTGTGGACAGGCTTTGTATGAAGAGCACTCTCCTGGTGCTGATCCTGATCGCCACAAAGATTGGTTTTCTGATAACCCCTGGCATGAGCAAGATTACAGCTCCTCTGACTTAGAAGCACCAACGCACTATGCCGAAGCAGAAAAGCAGTGGTCGTCTGCTGACATACGCACAACCAGAGAAGGACAAGAATGGCGAGTACCAACTAAACCTGTGCCCAAAAGCAGCTTTTCCTCAAATGTCATGAGTAGCGAGCCACGTGGTCGTGTCCTGGTGAAGGATTACTACCATCAGATGAGTGACTCTTCTCCCAATGAGCGGTTTGAAAACCCAGCGCCCGCCAGAGCGCCAACATTCCAGTCATCCATGGATGTGAAGAGGACACTCTCCAGTATCCCTGAGCCATTCATGCGCTTTCTGGAAGGATCAGAAGACCACAAGGGTAGCCGAAAGAGAGGTAGCCGCTTCTCTGACGCCACAGCTGAGGAAGTAGCCACTGCCAGAGAAGT ATACAGAGGCGAGTATTCCTCGATGTTCGATGGACCTTTGGCTGCAGATCGGAGTCCAAACCAGACGGAATTACGTCCATTATCTTCTTCAATGTTGTCTGGACGGTTAAGGGCATCAAACCAGGTGGAACATCGAGAATTTACCTCAGTGCTTTCTGGGTCCTTCAGAACAGAGACGAGTTCAAACCAGGCAGAATTTTCACCAGTGTATTCCTCAAACATAGATGGCCCTTTTAAAAGAGAGAGGGTCCCAAACCAGACAGAATTCCGACCAGAATATTCGTCACTATTAGACGGTCCATCGAGGAGGGGGAGTAGCCTCGACCAGACAGAATTCCGACCAGAATATTCTTCACTGTTAAACGGCCCATCGAGGAGGGGGAGTAGCATCGACCAGGCAGAATTCCGACCACAGTATTCTTCAGGATCAGAAGGTCCTTCTAGGAAAGAGAGTGGCCTCAGAGATTTTTCATCAGATTATTCTTCGGTGTCAGAAGGCCCTTCAAGGAGAGGCAGTGGCTTCAACCAGACAGAATCACAACCGGAATATTCTTCAATGTTGGATGGTCCTTtgtggagagagaggggtccAGTTGATGCTGAATACCGACCACATTCTTCTTCAGTGTTGGGTGGCCCTCCACCATCGCAAAGGGGTTCATTCATGGCAGAGAGTCGTGCAAGGCATCTCCCTGTGTATGAAACAGATTTGCAG GACCATCCTCCGGGAATTCGCCAAAAAGAAATGTCTGGCCCTGAAGCTGTTCTTGATATGCTG GATGacgttgaaattgaaaatgcagAGGACGCCAAGTTCCTAAAGAACAAACTTCTGAACATTTTAAACGAATACAAGGCCAAGAAAATGGAGAGAACCGAT caaaacaaaagaggCAGGAATGAAGAGTATTGCAGTCCTGGTTCAAGACCTTCTCAGGAACGTCCATATGAGAGTCGCGTCAGAGACGACGGCGACATGAGACGCTCAAATGACCTTGATTACAGAGATGATCAGTTAAGAGGCGGCTGGAGAGATGACTACGGACCCGCCAAAGCGAGGCTGGATTGTCGTCCCACAGAAAGCAAGCGCCCAAGCAGAAGGGCTTATGAAG AAGTGTTTGGTCCTGCAGAGATGTATCCAGATGAGCTGCAACACATGCGGAAAAGGTTATCGGAGAGCATGGAGTCTCGCAACTATCCACTTGCTCCCAATGAGCACTTCCATGGCAATGCCGGCCCTCCTCGTGACTTGGATCCAAGAGGCCCGAGAAGCATGCAGTACTCGAGCAATATTGATAAACTCAACTCCACGTTGATGGCTCTCATTAGGCGCAAATGA
- the si:ch211-13c6.2 gene encoding uncharacterized protein si:ch211-13c6.2 isoform X2, with translation MTELSTADSFETPYEDDNDFITCTVCEKSIKGNSLYKIHLTTTSHLKREDELVAQGLLTRDQRVPIFDDILQYLNYLQLGEPIIGLSVVQQTSVGNAESATWPIYTCLMCKQNVNLPAMVTHLIGRKHRQKYIKSNWPDMLSGDLDSSSGTKLIRYKAEIVEQQEGRGCPMPMRNVKYVWKSQPSKAKKRQNLKGNASFPKFDSAPTQHVDSFQQGRDIPNHSLDQDVPHGFNGERHEYQREDKLGYSVHQSDWVDEGEADRGREFSDPDFQRLYDKVALDSPSPVVRKPVLPRYNLRDEPPCGQALYEEHSPGADPDRHKDWFSDNPWHEQDYSSSDLEAPTHYAEAEKQWSSADIRTTREGQEWRVPTKPVPKSSFSSNVMSSEPRGRVLVKDYYHQMSDSSPNERFENPAPARAPTFQSSMDVKRTLSSIPEPFMRFLEGSEDHKGSRKRGSRFSDATAEEVATAREVGEYSSMFDGPLAADRSPNQTELRPLSSSMLSGRLRASNQVEHREFTSVLSGSFRTETSSNQAEFSPVYSSNIDGPFKRERVPNQTEFRPEYSSLLDGPSRRGSSLDQTEFRPEYSSLLNGPSRRGSSIDQAEFRPQYSSGSEGPSRKESGLRDFSSDYSSVSEGPSRRGSGFNQTESQPEYSSMLDGPLWRERGPVDAEYRPHSSSVLGGPPPSQRGSFMAESRARHLPVYETDLQDHPPGIRQKEMSGPEAVLDMLDDVEIENAEDAKFLKNKLLNILNEYKAKKMERTDQNKRGRNEEYCSPGSRPSQERPYESRVRDDGDMRRSNDLDYRDDQLRGGWRDDYGPAKARLDCRPTESKRPSRRAYEEVFGPAEMYPDELQHMRKRLSESMESRNYPLAPNEHFHGNAGPPRDLDPRGPRSMQYSSNIDKLNSTLMALIRRK, from the exons ATGACGGAGTTGTCTACTGCGGATAGCTTCGAAACTCCTTACGAAGACGATAATGATTTCATAACATGCACC GTGTGTGAAAAGTCCATCAAAGGGAACTCGCTGTACAAGATACACTTGACAACTACCAGTCATTTGAAG AGAGAGGATGAGCTTGTTGCACAAG GGCTCTTGACCAGGGACCAGAGGGTCCCCATCTTCGATGATATTTTACAATATCTGAACTATCTTCAGCTGGGTGAACCCATCATCG GTTTAAGTGTCGTGCAGCAAACATCTGTTGGAAATGCTGAAAGTGCTACATGGCCCATATACACGTGTCTTATGTGTAAACAAAATGTAAACCTACCTGCAATGGTTACCCACTTGATAggaagaaaacacagacagaagtatatt AAATCCAACTGGCCTGACATGTTGAGTGGGGATTTGGACTCCAGCAGTGGAACAAAGCTCATCAGATACAAGGCAGAGATTGTAGAGCAACAGGAGGGAAGAGGTTGCCCAATG CCCATGAGGAATGTAAAATATGTGTGGAAATCTCAACCCTCAAAAG CTAAAAAACGACAGAACCTCAAAGGAAATGCTTCATTTCCAAAATTTGATTCTGCACCAACGCAACATGTCGACTCCTTTCAACAAGGGAGGGACATTCCCAACCATTCATTGGATCAAGATGTGCCCCATGGATTCAACGGAGAGAGACATGAGTACCAAAGAGAGGATAAACTGGGCTACAGTGTCCACCAGAGTGACTGGGTAGATGAGGGCGAagcagacagagggagagagttcTCAGACCCTGATTTTCAAAGGCTGTATGATAAAGTAGCTCTGGATTCTCCTTCTCCAGTTGTTCGTAAACCTGTGCTTCCCCGTTACAATCTCAGAGATGAGCCTCCTTGTGGACAGGCTTTGTATGAAGAGCACTCTCCTGGTGCTGATCCTGATCGCCACAAAGATTGGTTTTCTGATAACCCCTGGCATGAGCAAGATTACAGCTCCTCTGACTTAGAAGCACCAACGCACTATGCCGAAGCAGAAAAGCAGTGGTCGTCTGCTGACATACGCACAACCAGAGAAGGACAAGAATGGCGAGTACCAACTAAACCTGTGCCCAAAAGCAGCTTTTCCTCAAATGTCATGAGTAGCGAGCCACGTGGTCGTGTCCTGGTGAAGGATTACTACCATCAGATGAGTGACTCTTCTCCCAATGAGCGGTTTGAAAACCCAGCGCCCGCCAGAGCGCCAACATTCCAGTCATCCATGGATGTGAAGAGGACACTCTCCAGTATCCCTGAGCCATTCATGCGCTTTCTGGAAGGATCAGAAGACCACAAGGGTAGCCGAAAGAGAGGTAGCCGCTTCTCTGACGCCACAGCTGAGGAAGTAGCCACTGCCAGAGAAGT AGGCGAGTATTCCTCGATGTTCGATGGACCTTTGGCTGCAGATCGGAGTCCAAACCAGACGGAATTACGTCCATTATCTTCTTCAATGTTGTCTGGACGGTTAAGGGCATCAAACCAGGTGGAACATCGAGAATTTACCTCAGTGCTTTCTGGGTCCTTCAGAACAGAGACGAGTTCAAACCAGGCAGAATTTTCACCAGTGTATTCCTCAAACATAGATGGCCCTTTTAAAAGAGAGAGGGTCCCAAACCAGACAGAATTCCGACCAGAATATTCGTCACTATTAGACGGTCCATCGAGGAGGGGGAGTAGCCTCGACCAGACAGAATTCCGACCAGAATATTCTTCACTGTTAAACGGCCCATCGAGGAGGGGGAGTAGCATCGACCAGGCAGAATTCCGACCACAGTATTCTTCAGGATCAGAAGGTCCTTCTAGGAAAGAGAGTGGCCTCAGAGATTTTTCATCAGATTATTCTTCGGTGTCAGAAGGCCCTTCAAGGAGAGGCAGTGGCTTCAACCAGACAGAATCACAACCGGAATATTCTTCAATGTTGGATGGTCCTTtgtggagagagaggggtccAGTTGATGCTGAATACCGACCACATTCTTCTTCAGTGTTGGGTGGCCCTCCACCATCGCAAAGGGGTTCATTCATGGCAGAGAGTCGTGCAAGGCATCTCCCTGTGTATGAAACAGATTTGCAG GACCATCCTCCGGGAATTCGCCAAAAAGAAATGTCTGGCCCTGAAGCTGTTCTTGATATGCTG GATGacgttgaaattgaaaatgcagAGGACGCCAAGTTCCTAAAGAACAAACTTCTGAACATTTTAAACGAATACAAGGCCAAGAAAATGGAGAGAACCGAT caaaacaaaagaggCAGGAATGAAGAGTATTGCAGTCCTGGTTCAAGACCTTCTCAGGAACGTCCATATGAGAGTCGCGTCAGAGACGACGGCGACATGAGACGCTCAAATGACCTTGATTACAGAGATGATCAGTTAAGAGGCGGCTGGAGAGATGACTACGGACCCGCCAAAGCGAGGCTGGATTGTCGTCCCACAGAAAGCAAGCGCCCAAGCAGAAGGGCTTATGAAG AAGTGTTTGGTCCTGCAGAGATGTATCCAGATGAGCTGCAACACATGCGGAAAAGGTTATCGGAGAGCATGGAGTCTCGCAACTATCCACTTGCTCCCAATGAGCACTTCCATGGCAATGCCGGCCCTCCTCGTGACTTGGATCCAAGAGGCCCGAGAAGCATGCAGTACTCGAGCAATATTGATAAACTCAACTCCACGTTGATGGCTCTCATTAGGCGCAAATGA
- the si:ch211-13c6.2 gene encoding uncharacterized protein si:ch211-13c6.2 isoform X4 yields MLSGDLDSSSGTKLIRYKAEIVEQQEGRGCPMPMRNVKYVWKSQPSKAKKRQNLKGNASFPKFDSAPTQHVDSFQQGRDIPNHSLDQDVPHGFNGERHEYQREDKLGYSVHQSDWVDEGEADRGREFSDPDFQRLYDKVALDSPSPVVRKPVLPRYNLRDEPPCGQALYEEHSPGADPDRHKDWFSDNPWHEQDYSSSDLEAPTHYAEAEKQWSSADIRTTREGQEWRVPTKPVPKSSFSSNVMSSEPRGRVLVKDYYHQMSDSSPNERFENPAPARAPTFQSSMDVKRTLSSIPEPFMRFLEGSEDHKGSRKRGSRFSDATAEEVATAREVYRGEYSSMFDGPLAADRSPNQTELRPLSSSMLSGRLRASNQVEHREFTSVLSGSFRTETSSNQAEFSPVYSSNIDGPFKRERVPNQTEFRPEYSSLLDGPSRRGSSLDQTEFRPEYSSLLNGPSRRGSSIDQAEFRPQYSSGSEGPSRKESGLRDFSSDYSSVSEGPSRRGSGFNQTESQPEYSSMLDGPLWRERGPVDAEYRPHSSSVLGGPPPSQRGSFMAESRARHLPVYETDLQDHPPGIRQKEMSGPEAVLDMLDDVEIENAEDAKFLKNKLLNILNEYKAKKMERTDQNKRGRNEEYCSPGSRPSQERPYESRVRDDGDMRRSNDLDYRDDQLRGGWRDDYGPAKARLDCRPTESKRPSRRAYEEVFGPAEMYPDELQHMRKRLSESMESRNYPLAPNEHFHGNAGPPRDLDPRGPRSMQYSSNIDKLNSTLMALIRRK; encoded by the exons ATGTTGAGTGGGGATTTGGACTCCAGCAGTGGAACAAAGCTCATCAGATACAAGGCAGAGATTGTAGAGCAACAGGAGGGAAGAGGTTGCCCAATG CCCATGAGGAATGTAAAATATGTGTGGAAATCTCAACCCTCAAAAG CTAAAAAACGACAGAACCTCAAAGGAAATGCTTCATTTCCAAAATTTGATTCTGCACCAACGCAACATGTCGACTCCTTTCAACAAGGGAGGGACATTCCCAACCATTCATTGGATCAAGATGTGCCCCATGGATTCAACGGAGAGAGACATGAGTACCAAAGAGAGGATAAACTGGGCTACAGTGTCCACCAGAGTGACTGGGTAGATGAGGGCGAagcagacagagggagagagttcTCAGACCCTGATTTTCAAAGGCTGTATGATAAAGTAGCTCTGGATTCTCCTTCTCCAGTTGTTCGTAAACCTGTGCTTCCCCGTTACAATCTCAGAGATGAGCCTCCTTGTGGACAGGCTTTGTATGAAGAGCACTCTCCTGGTGCTGATCCTGATCGCCACAAAGATTGGTTTTCTGATAACCCCTGGCATGAGCAAGATTACAGCTCCTCTGACTTAGAAGCACCAACGCACTATGCCGAAGCAGAAAAGCAGTGGTCGTCTGCTGACATACGCACAACCAGAGAAGGACAAGAATGGCGAGTACCAACTAAACCTGTGCCCAAAAGCAGCTTTTCCTCAAATGTCATGAGTAGCGAGCCACGTGGTCGTGTCCTGGTGAAGGATTACTACCATCAGATGAGTGACTCTTCTCCCAATGAGCGGTTTGAAAACCCAGCGCCCGCCAGAGCGCCAACATTCCAGTCATCCATGGATGTGAAGAGGACACTCTCCAGTATCCCTGAGCCATTCATGCGCTTTCTGGAAGGATCAGAAGACCACAAGGGTAGCCGAAAGAGAGGTAGCCGCTTCTCTGACGCCACAGCTGAGGAAGTAGCCACTGCCAGAGAAGT ATACAGAGGCGAGTATTCCTCGATGTTCGATGGACCTTTGGCTGCAGATCGGAGTCCAAACCAGACGGAATTACGTCCATTATCTTCTTCAATGTTGTCTGGACGGTTAAGGGCATCAAACCAGGTGGAACATCGAGAATTTACCTCAGTGCTTTCTGGGTCCTTCAGAACAGAGACGAGTTCAAACCAGGCAGAATTTTCACCAGTGTATTCCTCAAACATAGATGGCCCTTTTAAAAGAGAGAGGGTCCCAAACCAGACAGAATTCCGACCAGAATATTCGTCACTATTAGACGGTCCATCGAGGAGGGGGAGTAGCCTCGACCAGACAGAATTCCGACCAGAATATTCTTCACTGTTAAACGGCCCATCGAGGAGGGGGAGTAGCATCGACCAGGCAGAATTCCGACCACAGTATTCTTCAGGATCAGAAGGTCCTTCTAGGAAAGAGAGTGGCCTCAGAGATTTTTCATCAGATTATTCTTCGGTGTCAGAAGGCCCTTCAAGGAGAGGCAGTGGCTTCAACCAGACAGAATCACAACCGGAATATTCTTCAATGTTGGATGGTCCTTtgtggagagagaggggtccAGTTGATGCTGAATACCGACCACATTCTTCTTCAGTGTTGGGTGGCCCTCCACCATCGCAAAGGGGTTCATTCATGGCAGAGAGTCGTGCAAGGCATCTCCCTGTGTATGAAACAGATTTGCAG GACCATCCTCCGGGAATTCGCCAAAAAGAAATGTCTGGCCCTGAAGCTGTTCTTGATATGCTG GATGacgttgaaattgaaaatgcagAGGACGCCAAGTTCCTAAAGAACAAACTTCTGAACATTTTAAACGAATACAAGGCCAAGAAAATGGAGAGAACCGAT caaaacaaaagaggCAGGAATGAAGAGTATTGCAGTCCTGGTTCAAGACCTTCTCAGGAACGTCCATATGAGAGTCGCGTCAGAGACGACGGCGACATGAGACGCTCAAATGACCTTGATTACAGAGATGATCAGTTAAGAGGCGGCTGGAGAGATGACTACGGACCCGCCAAAGCGAGGCTGGATTGTCGTCCCACAGAAAGCAAGCGCCCAAGCAGAAGGGCTTATGAAG AAGTGTTTGGTCCTGCAGAGATGTATCCAGATGAGCTGCAACACATGCGGAAAAGGTTATCGGAGAGCATGGAGTCTCGCAACTATCCACTTGCTCCCAATGAGCACTTCCATGGCAATGCCGGCCCTCCTCGTGACTTGGATCCAAGAGGCCCGAGAAGCATGCAGTACTCGAGCAATATTGATAAACTCAACTCCACGTTGATGGCTCTCATTAGGCGCAAATGA